In Brachypodium distachyon strain Bd21 chromosome 2, Brachypodium_distachyon_v3.0, whole genome shotgun sequence, one genomic interval encodes:
- the LOC100829597 gene encoding ABC transporter B family member 4 isoform X1 produces the protein MDATAAGGTVATSGEARHRGDQQGKDGRSEKDAAGKKVSLLGMFRYADRLDVLLMVVGTVGAMGNGVSEPLISVLFGNVINSFGESTSSTVLRSVTKGVLNFIYLGIGTAVASFLQVSCWTMAGERQSARIRSSYLKSVLRQDIAFFDTEMTTGEAVSRMSSDTVVIQGALGEKAGKLVQISSSFIGGFIIAFTKGWLLTLVMLTSLPLVAITGAVSAQLLTRASSKRLTSYSDAGDTVEQTIGSIRTVVSFNGEKKAMAMYNNFIKRAYKTVIEEGLINGFGMGSVFCILFSSYGLAFWYGGKLIIDKGYTGGTIITTLFAVLTGATSLGNATPSISAIAEGQSAAYRLFETIERKPDIDSDDTSGIVLENIKGDVKLKDVYFRYPARQGQLILDGLSLQVASGTTMAIVGESGSGKSTVISLVERFYDPQAGEVMIDGINIKNLRLDWIRGKIGLVSQEPLLFMTTIKDNIIYGKEDATLEEIKRAAELANAANFIDKLPNGYDTLVGQRGTLLSGGQKQRIAIARAILKDPKILLLDEATSALDVESERIVQEALNRIMVERTTLVVAHRLSTVRNVDCITVVRQGKIVEQGPHYELVKDTNGAYSQLIRLQETRGDKRHKIQDSGVPNTSSKSTSLSIRRSMSKDSFGNSNRYSFKNPLGLSVELHEDENTGGHKKDELTDAKALKKAPIRRLFSLNKPEVPFLLLGSIAAAVHGLIFPLFAILTSGVIKSFYEPPDKMRKDSSFWALLSVVLGIASLISIPAEYFLFAIAGGKLIQRVRTLSFQNIVRQEVAWFDNPSNSSGALGTRLSVDALNVRRLVGDNLAIIVQSIATLITGFAIAFSADWRLALVITCVIPLVGAQGYAQVKFLKGFSEEAKEMYEDASQVATDAVGSIRTVASFSAEKRVVRTYNKKCEALRKQGIRSGTVGGLGFGFSFLVSYLTYALCFYVGAQFIRQGKITFADVFKVLLAFVLAATGVSQSSALASDAAKARDSVISVFSILDRKPKVDSSSCEGLTLENITGNIDFSNVSFKYPSRPDVQIFSDFTLHIPSRKTIALVGENGSGKSTIISLLERFYDPDSGRISLDGVEIKSIRISWLRDQMGLVGQEPVLFNDTIRANITYGKHGEVTEEEIMTIAKAANAHEFISSLPQGYDTFVGEKGVQVSGGQKQRGAIARAIIKDPKILLLLDEATSALDAESEHIVQDALDRVMISRTTIVVAHRLSTIKGADMIAVLKEGKIAEKGKHDALMRIKDGVYASLVELRSNSE, from the exons ATGGACGCCACAGCAGCAGGAGGTACTGTCGCTACTAGTGGAGAAGCGCGCCACCGCGGCGATCAGCAAGGAAAGGATGGCCGGTCGGAGAAGGACGCGGCCGGGAAGAAGGTGTCGTTGCTCGGCATGTTCAGGTACGCCGACCGCCTCGACGTGCTGCTGATGGTGGTCGGCACGGTGGGGGCGATGGGCAACGGCGTGTCGGAGCCACTCATATCGGTCCTCTTCGGGAACGTCATCAACTCCTTCGGCGAGAGCACGAGCAGCACCGTCCTCCGCAGTGTAACCAAG GGTGTCCTGAACTTCATATATCTGGGCATTGGAACAGCAGTTGCCTCCTTTCTTC AGGTGTCATGCTGGACGATGGCAGGAGAAAGGCAGTCAGCGCGCATCCGTTCTTCTTACCTGAAATCAGTTCTGAGGCAAGATATTGCATTCTTCGATACAGAAATGACAACTGGTGAAGCAGTTTCTAGAATGTCTAGCGACACGGTCGTAATTCAAGGTGCTCTTGGTGAAAAG GCAGGGAAGCTTGTACAGATCTCATCTAGTTTCATTGGTGGTTTTATTATAGCATTCACAAAAGGCTGGCTTCTGACTCTTGTCATGCTAACATCACTACCACTAGTTGCTATTACTGGTGCAGTGTCTGCGCAGCTGCTAACCAGGGCTTCTAGCAAGAGACTAACATCATACAGTGATGCTGGGGACACTGTTGAGCAGACAATTGGATCTATACGAACA GTTGTGTCCTTCAACGGTGAGAAGAAAGCTATGGCAATGTACAACAATTTCATAAAAAGGGCATACAAGACTGTTATTGAGGAAGGCCTTATCAATGGTTTTGGCATGGGCTCCGTCTTTTGCATCTTATTTAGCAGCTATGGACTAGCCTTCTGGTACGGTGGAAAGCTAATTATTGACAAAGGTTATACTGGAGGGACAATCATCACTACTTTATTTGCCGTGTTGACTGGTGCAAC TTCTTTAGGTAACGCAACACCATCAATTTCTGCAATTGCAGAAGGTCAATCTGCAGCATACAGACTATTTGAAACAATCGAGAGGAAACCGGATATAGATTCAGATGATACCAGTGGCATAGTTTTAGAAAATATCAAGGGTGATGTTAAGCTAAAAGATGTGTACTTTCGCTACCCTGCAAGACAAGGGCAGTTAATATTAGATGGATTGTCATTGCAAGTAGCCAGTGGAACAACAATGGCCATAGTTGGAGAGAGTGGAAGTGGCAAGTCAACTGTTATAAGCTTAGTTGAAAGATTCTATGATCCACAGGCTGGTGAAGTTATGATAGATGGAATCAACATCAAGAATCTGAGGCTTGATTGGATAAGAGGGAAGATCGGTCTTGTGAGCCAAGAACCATTGCTCTTTATGACCACCATTAAAGATAACATAATCTATGGCAAAGAAGATGCAACACTTGAAGAGATCAAGAGAGCAGCCGAACTTGCAAATGCCGCAAACTTCATCGACAAGTTACCAAAT GGCTACGACACACTAGTTGGTCAGCGTGGCACTCTGCTTTCTGGAggacaaaaacaaagaattGCAATTGCAAGGGCCATCCTTAAAGATCCCAAAATCCTTTTGCTAGATGAAGCAACAAGTGCATTGGATGTGGAATCTGAGAGGATAGTTCAGGAGGCACTCAATAGGATAATGGTAGAAAGAACCACACTAGTGGTTGCTCATCGCTTGAGCACTGTAAGGAATGTTGACTGCATCACAGTTGTTCGTCAAGGGAAAATAGTTGAACAAG GTCCTCATTATGAATTGGTGAAGGATACCAATGGAGCTTACTCCCAGCTTATTAGGCTACAAGAAACTCGTGGAGACAAAAGGCATAAAATACAAGATTCTGGAGTGCCAAATACCTCATCAAAAAGCACTAGTTTGTCAATTCGACGGTCAATGAGTAAAGATTCTTTTGGCAATAGCAACAGATATTCCTTCAAGAACCCTTTAGGATTGTCTGTAGAGTTGCATGAGGATGAAAACACAGGCGGACACAAAAAGGACGAGCTTACCGACGCGAAGGCCCTTAAGAAAGCACCAATTCGACGTCTTTTTTCTCTTAACAAGCCAGAGGTGCCATTTCTTCTGCTCGGTTCTATAGCGGCAGCAGTGCATGGACTCATTTTCCCACTGTTCGCAATACTAACGTCTGGTGTTATAAAATCATTCTACGAGCCACCAGATAAGATGCGAAAAGATTCTAGCTTTTGGGCACTGTTATCTGTTGTTCTGGGGATTGCATCTCTGATTTCAATCCCAGCAGagtattttttgtttgcaatTGCTGGAGGCAAGCTTATACAGCGTGTCCGGACACTGTCATTTCAAAACATTGTGCGTCAAGAAGTTGCTTGGTTCGATAATCCCTCAAATTCCAG TGGGGCACTTGGCACAAGGCTCTCAGTTGATGCATTAAATGTCCGGCGCTTAGTAGGTGATAACCTGGCCATTATAGTCCAATCTATAGCTACATTAATTACTGGCTTTGCCATAGCTTTTTCGGCGGATTGGAGGCTTGCATTGGTTATCACTTGTGTCATCCCTTTAGTGGGTGCACAGGGTTATGCTCAAGTGAAGTTCTTGAAGGGGTTTAGCGAAGAAGCTAAG GAGATGTATGAAGATGCAAGCCAAGTTGCAACTGATGCTGTTGGTAGTATCAGAACAGTAGCATCTTTTAGTGCAGAGAAAAGAGTGGTCAGAACATATAACAAGAAATGTGAAGCTTTAAGGAAACAGGGAATTCGAAGTGGAACCGTTGGAGGGCTTGGTTTTGGTTTCTCATTCTTGGTGTCATATCTCACATATGCTCTATGTTTCTATGTTGGCGCACAGTTCATACGTCAGGGAAAAATAACTTTTGCAGATGTTTTCAAA GTTTTGTTAGCTTTCGTTTTGGCAGCTACTGGGGTTTCACAGTCAAGTGCATTAGCATCTGATGCAGCAAAGGCAAGGGATTCCGTCATTTCTGTTTTCAGTATTCTAGATCGGAAGCCCAAAGTTGATTCAAGCAGCTGTGAGGGCCTAACGTTGGAAAACATTACCGGCAATATTGATTTCAGTAATGTCAGTTTCAAGTACCCATCACGCCCGGATGTCCAAATATTCAGTGACTTCACCTTGCACATTCCTTCCAGAAAG ACCATAGCACTTGTTGGAGAAAATGGAAGTGGCAAGTCCACAATAATTTCTTTACTGGAGCGTTTCTATGATCCTGATTCTGGTAGAATCTCACTAGATGGAGTCGAAATTAAGAGCATAAGAATTAGCTGGTTAAGGGATCAGATGGGGCTGGTAGGCCAGGAGCCCGTGCTTTTCAATGACACCATCCGTGCCAACATAACCTATGGGAAACATGGAGAGGTGACAGAGGAAGAGATCATGACTATTGCCAAGGCAGCAAATGCTCATGAGTTCATATCAAGCTTGCCACAAGGATATGACACTTTTGTCGGCGAGAAAGGAGTGCAAGTATCTGGTGGGCAGAAACAGCGAGGAGCTATCGCAAGGGCCATCATAAAGGACCCTAAgatactgctgctgcttgatgAGGCAACCAGTGCCTTGGATGCAGAATCTGAGCATATTGTTCAAGATGCATTGGACCGAGTCATGATCAGCAGGACCACCATTGTGGTGGCGCACCGCCTCTCCACAATTAAAGGGGCTGATATGATTGCAGTCCTCAAGGAAGgcaaaattgcagaaaaaggaaagcatGATGCCCTGATGCGAATCAAGGATGGAGTCTATGCTTCGCTGGTTGAACTTCGCTCAAATTCTGAGTAG
- the LOC100829597 gene encoding ABC transporter B family member 4 isoform X2 yields the protein MDATAAGGTVATSGEARHRGDQQGKDGRSEKDAAGKKVSLLGMFRYADRLDVLLMVVGTVGAMGNGVSEPLISVLFGNVINSFGESTSSTVLRSVTKGVLNFIYLGIGTAVASFLQVSCWTMAGERQSARIRSSYLKSVLRQDIAFFDTEMTTGEAVSRMSSDTVVIQGALGEKAGKLVQISSSFIGGFIIAFTKGWLLTLVMLTSLPLVAITGAVSAQLLTRASSKRLTSYSDAGDTVEQTIGSIRTVVSFNGEKKAMAMYNNFIKRAYKTVIEEGLINGFGMGSVFCILFSSYGLAFWYGGKLIIDKGYTGGTIITTLFAVLTGATSLGNATPSISAIAEGQSAAYRLFETIERKPDIDSDDTSGIVLENIKGDVKLKDVYFRYPARQGQLILDGLSLQVASGTTMAIVGESGSGKSTVISLVERFYDPQAGEVMIDGINIKNLRLDWIRGKIGLVSQEPLLFMTTIKDNIIYGKEDATLEEIKRAAELANAANFIDKLPNGYDTLVGQRGTLLSGGQKQRIAIARAILKDPKILLLDEATSALDVESERIVQEALNRIMVERTTLVVAHRLSTVRNVDCITVVRQGKIVEQGPHYELVKDTNGAYSQLIRLQETRGDKRHKIQDSGVPNTSSKSTSLSIRRSMSKDSFGNSNRYSFKNPLGLSVELHEDENTGGHKKDELTDAKALKKAPIRRLFSLNKPEVPFLLLGSIAAAVHGLIFPLFAILTSGVIKSFYEPPDKMRKDSSFWALLSVVLGIASLISIPAEYFLFAIAGGKLIQRVRTLSFQNIVRQEVAWFDNPSNSSGALGTRLSVDALNVRRLVGDNLAIIVQSIATLITGFAIAFSADWRLALVITCVIPLVGAQGYAQVKFLKGFSEEAKEMYEDASQVATDAVGSIRTVASFSAEKRVVRTYNKKCEALRKQGIRSGTVGGLGFGFSFLVSYLTYALCFYVGAQFIRQGKITFADVFKLLGFHSQVH from the exons ATGGACGCCACAGCAGCAGGAGGTACTGTCGCTACTAGTGGAGAAGCGCGCCACCGCGGCGATCAGCAAGGAAAGGATGGCCGGTCGGAGAAGGACGCGGCCGGGAAGAAGGTGTCGTTGCTCGGCATGTTCAGGTACGCCGACCGCCTCGACGTGCTGCTGATGGTGGTCGGCACGGTGGGGGCGATGGGCAACGGCGTGTCGGAGCCACTCATATCGGTCCTCTTCGGGAACGTCATCAACTCCTTCGGCGAGAGCACGAGCAGCACCGTCCTCCGCAGTGTAACCAAG GGTGTCCTGAACTTCATATATCTGGGCATTGGAACAGCAGTTGCCTCCTTTCTTC AGGTGTCATGCTGGACGATGGCAGGAGAAAGGCAGTCAGCGCGCATCCGTTCTTCTTACCTGAAATCAGTTCTGAGGCAAGATATTGCATTCTTCGATACAGAAATGACAACTGGTGAAGCAGTTTCTAGAATGTCTAGCGACACGGTCGTAATTCAAGGTGCTCTTGGTGAAAAG GCAGGGAAGCTTGTACAGATCTCATCTAGTTTCATTGGTGGTTTTATTATAGCATTCACAAAAGGCTGGCTTCTGACTCTTGTCATGCTAACATCACTACCACTAGTTGCTATTACTGGTGCAGTGTCTGCGCAGCTGCTAACCAGGGCTTCTAGCAAGAGACTAACATCATACAGTGATGCTGGGGACACTGTTGAGCAGACAATTGGATCTATACGAACA GTTGTGTCCTTCAACGGTGAGAAGAAAGCTATGGCAATGTACAACAATTTCATAAAAAGGGCATACAAGACTGTTATTGAGGAAGGCCTTATCAATGGTTTTGGCATGGGCTCCGTCTTTTGCATCTTATTTAGCAGCTATGGACTAGCCTTCTGGTACGGTGGAAAGCTAATTATTGACAAAGGTTATACTGGAGGGACAATCATCACTACTTTATTTGCCGTGTTGACTGGTGCAAC TTCTTTAGGTAACGCAACACCATCAATTTCTGCAATTGCAGAAGGTCAATCTGCAGCATACAGACTATTTGAAACAATCGAGAGGAAACCGGATATAGATTCAGATGATACCAGTGGCATAGTTTTAGAAAATATCAAGGGTGATGTTAAGCTAAAAGATGTGTACTTTCGCTACCCTGCAAGACAAGGGCAGTTAATATTAGATGGATTGTCATTGCAAGTAGCCAGTGGAACAACAATGGCCATAGTTGGAGAGAGTGGAAGTGGCAAGTCAACTGTTATAAGCTTAGTTGAAAGATTCTATGATCCACAGGCTGGTGAAGTTATGATAGATGGAATCAACATCAAGAATCTGAGGCTTGATTGGATAAGAGGGAAGATCGGTCTTGTGAGCCAAGAACCATTGCTCTTTATGACCACCATTAAAGATAACATAATCTATGGCAAAGAAGATGCAACACTTGAAGAGATCAAGAGAGCAGCCGAACTTGCAAATGCCGCAAACTTCATCGACAAGTTACCAAAT GGCTACGACACACTAGTTGGTCAGCGTGGCACTCTGCTTTCTGGAggacaaaaacaaagaattGCAATTGCAAGGGCCATCCTTAAAGATCCCAAAATCCTTTTGCTAGATGAAGCAACAAGTGCATTGGATGTGGAATCTGAGAGGATAGTTCAGGAGGCACTCAATAGGATAATGGTAGAAAGAACCACACTAGTGGTTGCTCATCGCTTGAGCACTGTAAGGAATGTTGACTGCATCACAGTTGTTCGTCAAGGGAAAATAGTTGAACAAG GTCCTCATTATGAATTGGTGAAGGATACCAATGGAGCTTACTCCCAGCTTATTAGGCTACAAGAAACTCGTGGAGACAAAAGGCATAAAATACAAGATTCTGGAGTGCCAAATACCTCATCAAAAAGCACTAGTTTGTCAATTCGACGGTCAATGAGTAAAGATTCTTTTGGCAATAGCAACAGATATTCCTTCAAGAACCCTTTAGGATTGTCTGTAGAGTTGCATGAGGATGAAAACACAGGCGGACACAAAAAGGACGAGCTTACCGACGCGAAGGCCCTTAAGAAAGCACCAATTCGACGTCTTTTTTCTCTTAACAAGCCAGAGGTGCCATTTCTTCTGCTCGGTTCTATAGCGGCAGCAGTGCATGGACTCATTTTCCCACTGTTCGCAATACTAACGTCTGGTGTTATAAAATCATTCTACGAGCCACCAGATAAGATGCGAAAAGATTCTAGCTTTTGGGCACTGTTATCTGTTGTTCTGGGGATTGCATCTCTGATTTCAATCCCAGCAGagtattttttgtttgcaatTGCTGGAGGCAAGCTTATACAGCGTGTCCGGACACTGTCATTTCAAAACATTGTGCGTCAAGAAGTTGCTTGGTTCGATAATCCCTCAAATTCCAG TGGGGCACTTGGCACAAGGCTCTCAGTTGATGCATTAAATGTCCGGCGCTTAGTAGGTGATAACCTGGCCATTATAGTCCAATCTATAGCTACATTAATTACTGGCTTTGCCATAGCTTTTTCGGCGGATTGGAGGCTTGCATTGGTTATCACTTGTGTCATCCCTTTAGTGGGTGCACAGGGTTATGCTCAAGTGAAGTTCTTGAAGGGGTTTAGCGAAGAAGCTAAG GAGATGTATGAAGATGCAAGCCAAGTTGCAACTGATGCTGTTGGTAGTATCAGAACAGTAGCATCTTTTAGTGCAGAGAAAAGAGTGGTCAGAACATATAACAAGAAATGTGAAGCTTTAAGGAAACAGGGAATTCGAAGTGGAACCGTTGGAGGGCTTGGTTTTGGTTTCTCATTCTTGGTGTCATATCTCACATATGCTCTATGTTTCTATGTTGGCGCACAGTTCATACGTCAGGGAAAAATAACTTTTGCAGATGTTTTCAAA CTACTGGGGTTTCACAGTCAAGTGCATTAG